In one window of Ruminococcus albus AD2013 DNA:
- a CDS encoding ABC transporter ATP-binding protein, which produces MKYVLRTKDICKNYKDFKALNGLTMNVPQGSIYGFVGKNGAGKTTLIRLVCGMQLPTSGELELYGAKLTDNKEMSRSRRRMGAVVETPSIYYDMTAVDNLKQQYRILGLPSFDGIDEILKLVGLEDTGKKKAKHFSLGMRQRLGIAIALCGDPDMLVLDEPINGLDPQGIIEIRELILKLNRERKITVLISSHILDELAKLATHYGFIDKGRIIREMSAEDLESACRKCMRINVTDTAVLAKVLDDMGLEYTIIDDSHADIYAKPNITQLSMALANENCEVLTVEEHDESLESFYISLVGGAGND; this is translated from the coding sequence ATGAAATATGTTCTGAGAACAAAAGATATCTGCAAGAACTATAAAGATTTCAAAGCGCTGAACGGTCTCACGATGAATGTGCCACAGGGTTCGATCTACGGATTTGTGGGAAAAAACGGTGCCGGCAAGACCACGCTTATCAGACTGGTCTGCGGTATGCAGCTGCCGACAAGCGGTGAACTGGAACTCTACGGTGCTAAGCTAACAGACAACAAGGAGATGTCAAGATCACGCAGAAGAATGGGTGCGGTGGTTGAAACTCCGTCGATATACTATGATATGACTGCGGTGGATAATCTGAAACAGCAGTACCGCATTTTAGGTCTTCCCAGCTTTGATGGCATAGATGAGATACTGAAGCTTGTAGGTCTTGAAGATACAGGAAAGAAAAAAGCTAAGCATTTTTCGCTTGGTATGCGTCAGCGTCTTGGTATTGCAATTGCTCTGTGCGGTGACCCTGATATGCTTGTTCTTGATGAGCCTATCAACGGTCTTGACCCTCAGGGCATAATCGAGATACGCGAACTTATACTGAAGCTCAACCGCGAAAGGAAGATCACGGTGCTGATTTCATCACATATTCTTGATGAGCTTGCAAAACTGGCAACACATTACGGCTTTATCGACAAAGGCAGGATAATCCGTGAGATGAGTGCTGAGGACCTTGAATCTGCCTGCCGCAAGTGTATGCGAATAAACGTTACCGACACGGCTGTTCTTGCAAAGGTGCTTGACGATATGGGTCTGGAATATACCATCATAGATGATTCCCATGCGGATATCTACGCAAAGCCGAATATCACTCAGCTTTCGATGGCTCTGGCAAATGAGAACTGCGAAGTCCTTACTGTGGAAGAGCACGACGAAAGTCTGGAGAGCTTTTATATATCACTTGTGGGAGGTGCGGGAAATGACTAA
- a CDS encoding response regulator transcription factor: MAKILITDDDVNISDMISEALMNEGHSVIKAYSGTEALMVLSHSKPDLVLLDLMLPGLTGEEILPKIKDIPVIIVSAKADISDKVGLLMGGAADYITKPFNISELIARVAVQLRQKERSISDSITCGELSLCCDRLSVTVNDIEIQLTRTECAILKLLMQNPDVPVGKTTILDKISYDTPDCTERSLKQHISNIRHKLSAVNGRDYIEAVYGIGFRFKS, translated from the coding sequence ATGGCAAAAATACTTATAACCGATGATGATGTAAACATCAGCGATATGATATCCGAAGCACTAATGAATGAGGGGCATTCCGTTATAAAAGCGTACTCCGGTACGGAAGCGCTGATGGTTCTTTCACACAGCAAGCCCGATCTTGTTTTGCTAGACCTTATGCTGCCGGGACTTACCGGGGAAGAGATACTGCCTAAGATCAAGGATATTCCTGTTATAATCGTCAGCGCAAAAGCCGATATCAGTGACAAAGTCGGGCTGCTGATGGGCGGGGCGGCAGATTATATCACCAAGCCTTTCAATATAAGCGAACTTATTGCTAGGGTCGCTGTTCAGTTAAGGCAGAAAGAACGAAGTATATCTGATTCCATTACCTGCGGAGAGCTTTCTCTCTGCTGTGACAGGCTTTCGGTAACGGTGAATGACATTGAAATTCAGCTTACCCGCACTGAGTGCGCTATACTTAAACTGCTGATGCAGAACCCGGATGTGCCTGTTGGTAAGACTACTATACTCGATAAGATAAGCTATGATACCCCCGACTGCACCGAACGTTCGCTTAAACAGCACATCAGCAATATCCGCCATAAGCTTTCTGCGGTGAATGGCAGGGATTATATCGAAGCAGTTTATGGCATAGGGTTCAGGTTTAAATCTTGA
- a CDS encoding GGDEF domain-containing protein gives MDLQALVNKFKIVAGVYAFDILPDGSKSEIRIMAINDFNTMMFRKRPDAPDFYPGVPLRRYFTEINLENFIYNSAINNEPLYSYVNAFGMWIKGFYLPLDEEGNILNEKGEPNTSPRTAYCLYLTTRSYESEPDSMTQRSGEIASFIMELSIKLNRMQSFDIAMRECMRELKGLFRSKYCAMLTINKNEEKFDLYNDKGDQPEMLRDLTKSMDRTPYETALAWEKDLNGSDCLLLDDLSIIEERDPVWYRSLVNFDVKNLMLTSIRYDNELVGFIWAINFDTERTMEIKETLELTTFMLGASISHHHLVSRLKVMSRTDSLTQLLNRNAMNERVDQLTNDKSAKPECIGIVFADLNGLKAVNDGSGHAAGDKLLQNAAALLKIAFDEYEIYRSGGDEFVVLCPDISPEKLDGCVARLHALAENTPNVSFAAGAKWFNGDYDIFTAMQAADLSMYKNKEDFYRLHPEKNWRNNL, from the coding sequence ATGGATCTTCAGGCATTGGTCAACAAATTCAAGATAGTTGCGGGAGTGTATGCTTTTGATATCCTGCCCGATGGCAGCAAGAGCGAGATCCGCATTATGGCGATAAATGATTTCAACACAATGATGTTCAGAAAGCGGCCCGATGCGCCGGATTTTTATCCCGGTGTCCCGCTGCGAAGATACTTCACAGAGATAAACCTTGAAAACTTCATATATAACAGTGCTATAAACAATGAACCGCTGTATTCATATGTAAATGCTTTCGGTATGTGGATAAAAGGTTTTTATCTTCCTTTAGATGAAGAAGGCAATATCCTGAATGAAAAGGGCGAGCCGAACACATCACCGAGAACAGCGTACTGCTTGTACTTAACTACACGTTCCTATGAATCTGAACCGGACTCCATGACACAGCGTTCAGGCGAGATAGCTTCATTTATTATGGAGTTGAGCATAAAACTGAATAGGATGCAAAGCTTTGATATTGCCATGAGAGAGTGCATGAGAGAACTTAAAGGTTTATTCCGTTCAAAATACTGTGCGATGCTGACCATCAACAAAAATGAGGAAAAATTCGACCTGTACAATGATAAAGGCGATCAGCCCGAAATGCTCAGAGATCTTACAAAAAGTATGGATCGCACACCTTATGAAACTGCGCTTGCCTGGGAAAAGGATCTGAATGGCTCAGACTGTCTGCTGCTTGATGACCTGAGCATAATCGAAGAGCGCGACCCTGTATGGTACAGATCGCTGGTAAACTTTGACGTTAAAAACCTTATGCTGACTTCAATTCGCTACGATAATGAACTTGTGGGATTTATCTGGGCGATAAATTTCGATACCGAAAGAACAATGGAGATCAAAGAAACACTGGAGCTGACGACTTTCATGCTTGGCGCGAGCATCTCTCACCACCACCTTGTCAGCAGACTGAAAGTCATGAGCAGAACGGACAGCCTTACTCAGTTGCTGAACCGCAATGCAATGAACGAACGTGTTGATCAGCTGACAAACGACAAGTCTGCAAAGCCGGAATGTATCGGCATTGTATTTGCCGATCTGAATGGTCTGAAAGCGGTAAACGACGGCAGCGGTCATGCTGCGGGAGACAAACTTTTACAGAATGCAGCAGCGCTTCTTAAAATAGCTTTCGATGAATACGAGATATACCGTTCAGGCGGGGATGAGTTCGTGGTACTATGCCCTGATATCTCACCCGAAAAACTGGATGGATGTGTTGCAAGACTACACGCACTTGCCGAAAATACACCTAACGTAAGCTTCGCAGCGGGTGCAAAATGGTTCAATGGCGACTACGACATTTTCACCGCAATGCAGGCAGCCGACCTGAGTATGTATAAGAACAAGGAAGATTTTTACCGCTTGCACCCGGAGAAAAACTGGCGGAATAATCTTTGA
- a CDS encoding IS200/IS605 family element transposase accessory protein TnpB, whose translation MQIYTTYSVKIKHYNNIFKDTVIEYRHAVDYLISVCLDHWDNIVTFKGVSRLTYIETLIHATKDNPDPIYDFDTKFYKMPSYLRRGAINEAIGKVSSYKTNLDNWIKDPVGREPSYPKAGYSFPSMYRTVMYNQTGDYTAQIKVYIRNTWDWITINLKKSDMDYIYRHCNFRKQCAPTLQKRGKEWFLEFPFEEKVKLADISVYEQTIVTVDLGINTAATISVMRSDGTILGRHFYKLPKETDHLMHCVNRIKKAQQHGNYKTPRLWAKAKGINHDIATKTAACIVDIAVLYNADVIVFEHLDKNGKVRGSKKQKLKLWRSQEVQSIVTNKAHRLGMRVSHICAWNTSRLAYDGSGFVLRGKFGGFNTYELCKFQNGKTYNCDLSASYNIGARYFIREILKSLDENSRLFIEAKVPQCSKRSTCTFSTLVNLNAEFIAQTA comes from the coding sequence ATGCAGATATATACGACTTACAGCGTTAAGATCAAGCATTACAACAACATCTTTAAAGATACCGTTATCGAATACAGACATGCTGTAGATTACCTTATCAGCGTTTGTCTGGATCATTGGGATAACATTGTTACATTCAAAGGGGTGAGTAGACTCACATATATCGAAACACTGATCCATGCTACAAAAGATAATCCCGATCCAATTTATGATTTTGATACAAAATTCTATAAGATGCCAAGCTATCTGCGCCGTGGTGCTATTAACGAGGCTATAGGCAAGGTATCATCTTACAAAACCAATCTCGATAACTGGATCAAAGATCCGGTCGGAAGAGAACCATCGTATCCAAAAGCAGGTTATTCATTCCCGTCTATGTATCGTACAGTAATGTACAATCAGACCGGTGATTATACTGCCCAGATCAAAGTCTACATCCGTAATACATGGGACTGGATAACGATAAACCTTAAAAAGTCTGATATGGATTATATATACAGACATTGCAATTTTCGCAAGCAATGCGCTCCAACACTTCAAAAACGAGGCAAGGAGTGGTTTTTGGAATTTCCATTTGAGGAAAAGGTCAAACTTGCAGATATATCTGTGTATGAACAGACCATTGTTACTGTAGATCTTGGAATAAACACCGCTGCTACGATTTCCGTAATGCGTTCAGATGGCACTATTCTTGGAAGGCATTTTTATAAGCTTCCCAAAGAAACAGACCATCTTATGCATTGTGTTAACCGTATAAAAAAAGCTCAGCAGCATGGTAACTATAAAACACCAAGACTTTGGGCAAAAGCCAAAGGAATCAATCACGACATTGCCACTAAAACTGCTGCCTGCATCGTAGATATAGCCGTTCTTTATAATGCAGATGTTATTGTATTTGAGCATTTAGACAAGAACGGTAAGGTCCGCGGTTCTAAAAAGCAGAAGCTCAAGCTGTGGCGCAGTCAGGAAGTTCAGTCTATTGTAACGAATAAAGCTCACAGACTAGGTATGAGAGTAAGCCATATCTGTGCATGGAATACGTCACGCCTTGCCTACGATGGCAGTGGTTTTGTACTTCGTGGTAAATTCGGTGGTTTCAATACCTATGAGCTATGCAAATTTCAAAATGGCAAGACCTACAACTGTGATCTATCTGCTTCGTATAATATAGGGGCAAGATACTTCATACGTGAAATATTAAAATCCTTGGATGAGAATTCAAGGTTGTTCATTGAGGCTAAAGTACCTCAATGCAGTAAGAGAAGCACCTGCACGTTCTCTACCTTAGTTAACCTGAATGCGGAATTTATTGCTCAAACAGCATAA
- a CDS encoding transposase, translated as MLKKIYYNKYIWNPSYFVATVSDRSLKQVTDYINSQKTK; from the coding sequence ATTCTTAAAAAAATCTACTATAATAAATATATATGGAATCCATCGTATTTTGTAGCAACTGTAAGCGACAGAAGTCTTAAACAGGTAACAGATTACATTAATTCTCAAAAAACCAAGTAG
- a CDS encoding endo-1,4-beta-xylanase → MKNFVPKRAVSALIAGMMITAPAAPMISRTVITVSAAKQLTTSPSHTQEVGWYNDYHHEIWQADTPNSSTMTLHDNDGGFSTSWKCGPNNSRGNFLARRGLYWGLNNPKTYKNYGNFYCDYDCSWYAGSSGNSRICIYGWAQNPLVEYYIIEDWKNWSPAQDPSAQYKGSVTIDGSQYKIYTSARNSYTIEGNKNFTQYISIRQNTRTKGTISVTEHFKAWESMGMKMGNLYEVAFNVEGWESDGQADVNLKFREGGSSGSGSTGGTGSTTTVPNPDSNGDYFTSTFENGAGNWEGRGAASVAVDSKNYYGGSKSLYVSGRTSNWHGASIPLSTSTFVPGNSFSFSTGVLQKSGSSTSMKMTMQYTDSSGTEQYDEVASATAQNGKWTKLENTSYKIPSGASNLVLYVEAPDSLTDFYIDNVQASKAGKSSSVTTGGGKVDSSSSGTGSGTGSSNVNTSDAGLKDVFSTEFKVGTAVSSYEVSSHPDFIRKHFNSITPENELKPDNILDQNASKSYGNNVNPQVKLPSNLKTILDFAVKYNIPVRGHTLIWHSQTPDWFFRQNFDSNGSVVSQSVMDQRMENFIKNTFKMIKDNYPTLKLYAYDVVNEAFEVSNGNLRQAGMNGAYGQSPYMAIYGSDSYMQKAFAYARKYAPSDCKLFYNDFNEYDDGKVTSIYNFCKKVHEAGNLDGIGMQSHLGTNYPDASRYKNALDLFSSIPGIEIHVTELDVMQKGASDSAFASYYKGIVQNIVNCDAVTSLTWWGTNDGMSWRKSDTPLLFDSSYKPKQAYSSVISIIPTSLWGKTNGNETGNGNGNGNGNGNETGNGNSNTYPTNIKVNYDSYYHQVQFVWDKVQGADKYGIAVYLAGKWRVQTSNISSNSYVTPKNLTPGMSYKVAIAARVNGHWDTTSAINNAVNVTIR, encoded by the coding sequence ATGAAAAATTTTGTTCCGAAGCGTGCGGTAAGCGCTCTTATCGCAGGTATGATGATCACTGCACCTGCTGCACCTATGATCAGCAGGACGGTTATAACAGTTTCAGCAGCTAAGCAGCTGACTACAAGCCCTTCTCATACACAGGAAGTAGGCTGGTATAATGATTACCATCACGAGATCTGGCAGGCAGATACTCCTAATTCTTCTACTATGACACTGCACGACAATGACGGCGGTTTCAGCACATCATGGAAGTGCGGTCCTAATAACTCGAGAGGTAACTTCCTTGCTCGTCGTGGTCTGTACTGGGGTCTGAATAACCCTAAGACTTACAAGAACTATGGTAATTTCTACTGTGATTACGATTGCAGCTGGTATGCAGGTTCATCCGGTAACTCCAGAATCTGTATCTACGGCTGGGCTCAGAATCCTCTGGTTGAGTACTACATCATCGAGGACTGGAAGAACTGGTCTCCTGCACAGGATCCCTCTGCACAGTACAAGGGTTCTGTTACTATTGACGGAAGCCAGTACAAGATATACACAAGTGCAAGAAATTCCTACACCATCGAAGGCAACAAGAATTTCACACAGTATATAAGCATACGTCAGAACACAAGAACCAAGGGCACAATAAGCGTTACCGAGCACTTCAAGGCTTGGGAGTCCATGGGCATGAAGATGGGTAACCTGTACGAAGTTGCTTTCAACGTTGAAGGTTGGGAGTCCGACGGTCAGGCTGATGTTAATCTGAAATTCCGTGAAGGCGGAAGCAGCGGCTCAGGTAGCACAGGCGGCACAGGTTCAACAACAACTGTTCCTAACCCCGATTCCAACGGCGATTATTTCACCAGCACATTTGAGAATGGTGCAGGTAACTGGGAAGGCAGAGGTGCTGCATCTGTTGCTGTTGACAGCAAGAACTACTACGGCGGCAGCAAGTCACTGTATGTAAGCGGCAGAACAAGCAACTGGCACGGTGCATCTATCCCCCTGAGCACTTCCACATTCGTTCCCGGCAATTCCTTCAGCTTCAGCACAGGCGTTCTGCAGAAGAGCGGTTCCTCCACAAGCATGAAGATGACTATGCAGTACACTGATTCTTCCGGTACTGAGCAGTATGATGAGGTAGCTTCTGCTACTGCACAGAACGGCAAGTGGACAAAGCTTGAGAATACATCTTACAAGATCCCCAGCGGCGCTTCCAATCTTGTTCTTTATGTTGAAGCTCCCGACAGCCTGACAGATTTCTATATCGACAACGTACAGGCTTCCAAGGCAGGCAAGTCTTCTTCTGTTACCACAGGCGGCGGTAAGGTAGATTCTTCTTCTTCCGGTACCGGTTCAGGCACTGGTTCTTCTAATGTTAATACTTCGGATGCAGGTCTGAAGGACGTATTCTCTACCGAATTCAAGGTAGGTACTGCTGTAAGCTCTTATGAAGTTAGCTCACACCCTGACTTTATCAGAAAGCACTTCAACAGCATCACTCCCGAGAACGAGCTGAAGCCCGATAACATTCTTGACCAGAATGCAAGTAAGTCCTACGGCAACAACGTAAATCCTCAGGTAAAACTGCCCAGCAACTTAAAGACTATCCTTGACTTTGCTGTTAAGTACAATATACCTGTAAGAGGTCATACACTCATCTGGCACAGCCAGACTCCTGACTGGTTCTTCAGACAGAACTTCGACAGCAACGGTTCAGTTGTTTCTCAGTCGGTAATGGATCAGCGTATGGAAAACTTCATCAAGAATACTTTCAAGATGATCAAGGATAATTATCCTACTCTGAAACTCTATGCTTATGACGTTGTTAACGAAGCATTTGAAGTAAGCAACGGCAACCTCAGACAGGCAGGTATGAACGGCGCTTATGGTCAGTCTCCTTATATGGCTATTTACGGCAGCGACAGCTATATGCAGAAGGCATTCGCTTATGCAAGAAAGTATGCTCCTTCTGACTGCAAGCTGTTCTACAACGACTTCAACGAGTATGACGATGGCAAGGTAACTTCCATCTACAACTTCTGCAAGAAGGTTCACGAGGCAGGTAACCTTGACGGTATCGGTATGCAGTCTCACCTGGGTACAAACTATCCTGATGCTTCAAGATATAAGAACGCACTTGATCTGTTCTCTTCTATCCCCGGCATCGAGATCCACGTAACTGAGCTGGACGTTATGCAGAAGGGCGCAAGCGACTCCGCATTTGCTAGCTACTACAAGGGCATCGTTCAGAACATCGTTAACTGCGACGCTGTAACTTCACTGACATGGTGGGGCACCAACGATGGCATGAGCTGGAGAAAATCCGATACTCCTCTGCTGTTCGATTCAAGCTACAAGCCTAAGCAGGCATACAGCTCTGTTATCAGCATCATTCCTACAAGCCTGTGGGGCAAGACCAACGGCAACGAAACCGGTAATGGTAACGGAAATGGCAATGGTAACGGCAACGAAACCGGCAACGGAAATAGCAACACTTATCCTACAAACATCAAGGTAAATTATGATTCTTATTACCATCAGGTACAGTTTGTATGGGATAAGGTACAGGGCGCTGACAAGTACGGCATCGCTGTATACCTGGCTGGTAAGTGGAGAGTTCAGACTTCCAACATCTCTTCAAACAGCTATGTAACTCCTAAGAACCTGACTCCCGGTATGAGCTACAAGGTAGCTATCGCTGCAAGAGTTAACGGTCATTGGGATACCACAAGTGCTATCAATAATGCTGTAAATGTTACTATCAGATAA